Genomic segment of Burkholderia pyrrocinia:
GCGGAGACGGCGAGCGCTCGCAGACCGTGACGTCGTGTCCGATGCAATCGAGCGTCAGCGCGGCCGCGAGGCCGGCGATCGATCCGCCTGCAATGACTATCTTCATCGTGCGTGACTCCCGTGTTCGACCGGCGGCGTGCGTTGCCGGCCGTCGTGATGCGTGGCGGCGCACGCCGGTCCTTACCGGTTCGCCGGATGATGCCACGTCCGGCAACGGCCTGCGCCGACGGTGCAGGCGCGGGTCGAAAGCCGCCACATGCCTGCTGGTCCGCTCCGCTAGATCCCGAGCAGCTTGCCCGCATTGCCGCCGAGAATCATCGAACGCTGTTGCGCCGTCAGGTCGAGGCGGTCGAGAAAGCGGACCGGCTGCTCGTAGCCCATGTCGAAACAGTAGTCGCTGCCGAGTACGAGCCGGTCGACCCCGACGTTCTCCATCAGGAAGTTCAGCACGGGCCCCGAATGGGACACCGTGTCGTAGTTGAAGCGCCGCAGATAACTGCTGGGTTTTTGCGCGAGCCGGCGTGTTTCGGGCCGCACGGTCCAGCCCGCGTCCAGGCGCCCGACGAGGATCGGCAGTGCGCCGCCCGCATGCGGCAACGTGACCTGCAGGGTCGGGTAGCGGTCGAGCACGCCGCCCAGGATCAGGTGCGAGCCCGCGATCGCCGTATCGAACGGATTGCCGAGCAGGTTGCTCAGGTAGAAATCGCCGAGCCGCGCGCCGCCGACCGTTTGCTGCGGATGCAGGAACACGGGCAGGCCCAGTTGCTCGATGCGTGCGATCACCGGCGCGAACAGCGGATCGTCGAGATCGCGGTTGTCGATGTTGGTGCCCATGTACACGCCGCGCACGCCCGGCAACTGCGCCGCGCGCTCGAGTTCGTCGATCGCATCGGTCGCGTTCAGCATCGGCAGCGTCGCGAGGACGACGAAGCGCGTCGGGTGCCGCTGGTAGACGCGCGACGCGGCTGAATTCCAG
This window contains:
- a CDS encoding amidohydrolase family protein; this translates as MLNCTCCMSPARRRLLGAFAALAGTTMAGRPASATDTASAPAASAAVPPHRPRSIDIHAHYYPESFCDLVGGEGKRFGGSFACDAASFTFRTPAGGLGPLPMKFIDVDARLKDMVASGVDVQALSLSVPMAYWGDRPFNAKLARDWNSAASRVYQRHPTRFVVLATLPMLNATDAIDELERAAQLPGVRGVYMGTNIDNRDLDDPLFAPVIARIEQLGLPVFLHPQQTVGGARLGDFYLSNLLGNPFDTAIAGSHLILGGVLDRYPTLQVTLPHAGGALPILVGRLDAGWTVRPETRRLAQKPSSYLRRFNYDTVSHSGPVLNFLMENVGVDRLVLGSDYCFDMGYEQPVRFLDRLDLTAQQRSMILGGNAGKLLGI